CTGGACCTGCGCCTGCTGGCCTTTGGTGTGGGCCTGAGCCTGGCAGCGCTGCTCGTCGCGGCCCTGATTCCGCTGCTGCGGGTGCGGCGTCTGGATCTGACGCGGGTCCTGGCCGGGCAGGGGGGCCGTGGGCACACCCGTCAGGGTGGCGGCTGGTTTGTGGCCGCCCAGGTGGCGCTGTCGCTGCTGCTGCTCGTGGCCTCGAGCATGGCCCTGGGCGCCTTCCGCCGGGCGGCCAAGACCGGCTATCCCACCGCGCACCGCGCCTTGTTGTCCGCAGATGCAGGCGAGGACAAGGGGCTGGGCCTGCGTGTTCTGGCGCGTCTGCGGGCCACGCCCCAGATCACGGCGGCGGCCCGGGGCATCGTGGCGCCCCTCGACGCCAGTGGCCGCGCGACCTTCAGCCTCTCCGGCGGAGACCGGGGGGAAACCCTGTTCCTTCCGGCCTGCCTGGTGGGCTCGGATTGGTTTCAGGCCCTGGGAGTGCCTCTGCTTCAGGGACGGGGGTTTCGGGAGGGTGATGGGCACGATCCCGTGATCCTCAACGAGACACTGGCCCGCCGCTTCTTCCCTGAGGGCGGGGCCATCGGACGGAAGGTGACGAACGGTGCCGACGAGTCCCACGACGTGATCGGTGTGGTGGCGGATCATCGGATGCGGGTGGATCCCGATTTCCACCTGCCGATGATCTGGCTCTCGGACGCCTACCTTGCGGATATCCCCACGGGACACTTCTGGATTCTGGCCTCGGGATCTGGTTCGGGCCATCAGGTGGCGGCGCGGCTTCGCGAGGCGCTTCGCGAAGAGGCACCCAGCCTCGAGCCCGACAAGGTGATCACACTGGAAGATCACGTGGCGGCCACCCTCCATCACGAGAACCAGAGCGTGCGGCTGCTGGGTAGCCTGGGCCTGGGTTCGCTGCTGCTGGCCTGCTTCGGCCTCTGGGCGGCCCTCAACCTGCAGGTGGCGCTGCGCGGTCGGGAACTGGCCATCCGCATGGCCCTCGGCGCCACGGCGCGGCAACTGGCGCAGCGCGTGCTGAGGCTTGGCACCCGGCTGCTGGCCCTGGGCCTGATCTCTGGTGTGGTGCTGATCGCGGTGCTAGCCCGCCTGGCGGCGTCCCATTGGGCCGGGCTTCCGGCTGTGTCGTCTCTGGATCTGCTCGCGGCCATGGGAGTGCTCACCGCCACGGGGCTGCTGGCCTGCCTCATTCCGGCCTTGCGAGCTGCCCGCGTGAACCCGGCGGAAGCCCTGCGCTCGGAGTAGCGTGATGTCGAACCGTTGGCCTCTCCTCCGTCAGACCCTGCGCGCCTTGAGGCGGGCGCCGGGCTATGCCGTGGCGGCCTGTCTCACCCTGGCCGTGGGGCTGGTGGCGGCACTGGCGGCCCTTGCGCCGACCTGGGACCTGCTGGCCATGCCCTTCGAGCTGCGGGATGCGGGCCGCATCGTGAGCCTCTCCGGGGAAGGTGCGGGCGGCGCGAGCTTCCTGAGTCCGGTCTCCTTCCCGGATTTCCAGGATCTCGCCCGGGAGTTGAGGCACGTGGAAGGCCTGGCTGCCTGCCGGGATGCCGGGCCCCTGGTCGACTTCGCCGACGGCCCGCGGCAGGTGCGCACGGGCCTCGTGAGCCCTGGCTTCTTCCAGGTGATGGGCATGCCGCTGCGGTTGGGGCGGGACTTCGAGGCCAGGGAGACCGAAGGCCGAGGGGCACGCGTGCTCA
This sequence is a window from Geothrix sp. PMB-07. Protein-coding genes within it:
- a CDS encoding ABC transporter permease; translation: MSNLAPLFRQALRALYRSPGFTWPIVLVLGLGLGANVALHAILQTVLLRPLPVAAREELATLRLEKKGERGLENFSMPQVEEVAASVTPFAGLVPIVMDSDSTLPAGERKVPVRIPMVGAGWQSLLGLRMSLGRGFTADEEASGAPVIILGHRLWKTAFHGDPGVVGRALPIGEQNQPVTVVGIVPAGFEGLELGRREDCWMPLKALPSLAPNLPPAFFSSRDIPAFQALVRLKPGLNLAQAQASLEGLSTLHAKLHPESNSGRRYVAADPAQAERALLDRVLPQRSLLLLAAGMALFLAVVAASGLFAARAARRERELATRCALGASTGSLLGIQLLEALLLALLAAPVALGSGLVLARRFVLQPGEATSQALLLPRLDLRLLAFGVGLSLAALLVAALIPLLRVRRLDLTRVLAGQGGRGHTRQGGGWFVAAQVALSLLLLVASSMALGAFRRAAKTGYPTAHRALLSADAGEDKGLGLRVLARLRATPQITAAARGIVAPLDASGRATFSLSGGDRGETLFLPACLVGSDWFQALGVPLLQGRGFREGDGHDPVILNETLARRFFPEGGAIGRKVTNGADESHDVIGVVADHRMRVDPDFHLPMIWLSDAYLADIPTGHFWILASGSGSGHQVAARLREALREEAPSLEPDKVITLEDHVAATLHHENQSVRLLGSLGLGSLLLACFGLWAALNLQVALRGRELAIRMALGATARQLAQRVLRLGTRLLALGLISGVVLIAVLARLAASHWAGLPAVSSLDLLAAMGVLTATGLLACLIPALRAARVNPAEALRSE